The Wansuia hejianensis genomic interval GCGTGGATTTGCTTTCCTTCTGGTCCGATGAGGAGAGGTAGGAATTATTCTGCCGCAGCAGCTCTGTAAGAAGCAGAGTCAGGTAGGCGGAAGCTGCTTCCAGATATCCGGCCCGGCATGCAGACAGCTCTTCGACTGCCTGGCGGAAATAGGAAAAGGCGGCATCATCCAGGGACCAGATGCGCACATCCGACCGGTTGATGATCGATGAGTACAGATCTGCCGGATCGCTGCCGTCTGCTCGGATATACGCTTCCAGACGCACCAGCGTGCTTCCCGGGTCCAGGCTGAAATAATGGGGAACAAATGGGCCTATGAGCAGACAGTCGCCAGGCTTTAACAAATGCTGCCCGTTATTTGTATGTAGAATTCCCTGTCCGGAAATAATGCCGTGAAGCTCACTCAGCCGGTGGGTATGCAGATATTGCACATAAGAAGCGGGGGCGTCTGTAGGGGAATTTTTACATAGAATTGTAAAATGTGAATTTTCATATCGGATATCCAGTTCAACACGTTCCATAAATCAAGCTCCTCCTTAATCCGCTTTTTTTAAAGTATAGCGCTCTTTCTGCTAATTGTCAAAAAGGGGATTGCTGGATAGTCCAAAAGGGACAAAAAAAAGGCATATCCGTCTGTTCTAATTATTGTTTCCGCGGGCGCAATAGAGTAACATGTAGGTACGATGAGTGATCTGTATGAGGATGTTCACCCACAAAACAGAGGAGGCAGGAAATGGGAAGTATTTTTGAAATGAAGCAGAAAAAAGTCGTCATTTTCGGCGGCGCAGGGTATCTGGGAAGCGCTATAACACGGGCGTTTCTGAACGAGGGGGCAAAGGTAGTTGTAGCGGACGTATTCCCGGAATGGAGCGAACCTTACATTCAGGATCTGAGGGAGAATCCCAATTGTGTTTGCTTTCAGTGTAATCTGGAAAGCACTGATGAAATCAAGGCGGCATATGACACCTGTATTTCAGAATTTGGCGGGTTCAATACGCTGTTGAATATTGCCTGCTATGGAAGAGCCGGAAATTTAGAGACAATGAGCTATGAGGATTGGAACAGCATGTTTGACGGCTGCATTGGCTATGTGTTCCGTGCGACCCAGGCAGCGATCCCCTATCTGAAAAAGAACGAAAACAGCGCGATTGTAAATACCTGTTCCATGTATGGCCTGGTATCACCAGATTACAGGATCTACGGGGACAGCGGACAGAATAATCCGCCGAATTACGGCGCGGCAAAAGCAGCAGTAGCACAGTTTACCCGCTATTGCGCCGCTCATCTGGCATCTTATGGAATCCGGACTAATTGCGTGACACCTGGGCCGTTCCCGGATGCGAGGAAAAATCCGCCGGAAGATTTCATGAAAGAAATGTCTAAGAAAACCATGCTTGGACGCGTAGGCCGTCCGGAGGAGATCGCCGGAGCATTTGTCTATCTGGCCTCGGATGCGGCTTCTTTTACTACTGGTGCGAATGTGGTAGTAGACGGAGGATGGACAGCCTGGTAAATAATTCAGTTTGCGGTGAGGTGGAAGTGGGTGGAAATCTGCACGAAAAACCCTCCCGTCAGGCCCTGGCGTAGACAGCCGGGCCTGGCGGGAGGGTTTTTCCGGCTATTCTGAAATTGTCTCTAGCATTACATAATTGGCGGATTACCGCCTTTTTTGTTCCGAAAATATATATTTTGTGCTATACTGAAAGACAAAGATTTAAAAGAAAGGATGTGATCCTGTGCGGACCATGGAATTTAAAATGGAGCGTCACGGGCTCTTAGAGGCGGGGCAGGAAATTACAGTGACGGAAAGTGCTCTTCCGACTTCTTATTATTATACGATCGTGCCGGCCATCGCCATGAGCAGGAATTACCAGGCCTATGAACGGCTGAAGTCCACGAAGGGAATTGTCAGGGAAATCAATCAGACCAGCAGGGGGTATTATACGATTGTCGAATTTGATGAAGAAGAACCATCCTGAGAATCAGGTACATACCATAGAGCCGGTGTTCGACAGTGCTTCCAGAATACTGATCTTGGGCAGCTTTCCATCGGTAAAATCCAGAGAAGCCGGTTTTTTCTACGGCCATCCCCAGAACCGTTTCTGGAAAGTGCTGGCCGGTATCACTGATTCAGAGGTGCCGGTAACGACAGAAGAGAAAAAGGCGTTTCTTCTGCAACGCCACATCGCCGTCTGGGATGTAATCGCCTCCTGTGTGATTACGGGTTCCAGCGACAGCAGCATTCGTGAGGTCGTGCCCAACGAGATCGGCAGAATATTGGAGGCGGCTCCAATTCGTTGTATTTTTTGCAACGGTGGCACCTCTTATCAGTTATATAGGAAATATCTCTATCCTTTGACTGGGCGCGAGGCGGTGAAGCTCCCGTCCACCAGTCCGGCGAATGCAGCTTGGAATCTGGAAAAACTGAAGAGCGAATGGAAGATTTGCTTGAGTTTTATGGAAAATGGGGTATAATAGCGTTATCTGAATGGAAGAATTTTCAGAGGAGGGCAGGATTATGAAAACATACGAAGCAGTTTGGGAGATCTTTAATCAGTGCCCGAACAATCAGATGCGGGATGTGTTTATAGAAGAAATTGAAACCGATGATCCGGAAACTTATATCCGGGATAAATTTAAGGATAAAGAAATGACTTATGAGAAAACGGTGCGCCCGGACGGTACGATGGTATTCGATATCATAACTTCGGGAATCCACCAGCGGTATACTTTTTCTGAATAGAAAGGATGCGGAATACAATGGAGCATTTATCAACGGAGAAACACACCCATGTGCTGGAAGACGGTACGGTGGTGGAACATACCCATGAGCACACCCACGCGCATACGCATCAGAATACAAAGGCGGTATTAAACCGGATTTCCCGCGCAATCGGCCATCTGGAATCCATTAAGCG includes:
- a CDS encoding DNA-deoxyinosine glycosylase, which translates into the protein MKKNHPENQVHTIEPVFDSASRILILGSFPSVKSREAGFFYGHPQNRFWKVLAGITDSEVPVTTEEKKAFLLQRHIAVWDVIASCVITGSSDSSIREVVPNEIGRILEAAPIRCIFCNGGTSYQLYRKYLYPLTGREAVKLPSTSPANAAWNLEKLKSEWKICLSFMENGV
- a CDS encoding helix-turn-helix domain-containing protein; this encodes MERVELDIRYENSHFTILCKNSPTDAPASYVQYLHTHRLSELHGIISGQGILHTNNGQHLLKPGDCLLIGPFVPHYFSLDPGSTLVRLEAYIRADGSDPADLYSSIINRSDVRIWSLDDAAFSYFRQAVEELSACRAGYLEAASAYLTLLLTELLRQNNSYLSSSDQKESKSTLEFQIAAQIDVFFSENYNQPVTIDDLSEYLNVSSRQAQRLVYRYCGTTFRQKIIFIRMEFAKRYLEETKLPIAQISELIGYEYPSSFCKAFYKQLGLTPDSYRRQVHESINA
- a CDS encoding SDR family NAD(P)-dependent oxidoreductase encodes the protein MGSIFEMKQKKVVIFGGAGYLGSAITRAFLNEGAKVVVADVFPEWSEPYIQDLRENPNCVCFQCNLESTDEIKAAYDTCISEFGGFNTLLNIACYGRAGNLETMSYEDWNSMFDGCIGYVFRATQAAIPYLKKNENSAIVNTCSMYGLVSPDYRIYGDSGQNNPPNYGAAKAAVAQFTRYCAAHLASYGIRTNCVTPGPFPDARKNPPEDFMKEMSKKTMLGRVGRPEEIAGAFVYLASDAASFTTGANVVVDGGWTAW